Below is a window of Camelina sativa cultivar DH55 chromosome 11, Cs, whole genome shotgun sequence DNA.
tttacatttaggatatatttttGGAGAAGTAGGGTTTAGTATatagaatttagggtttaatttgaaaTAGTATAGTGTGATTTGGAACTTTAAAGATAATGTGCTATATTTGGAAATAAAACTTATGTTTGTGCTATTTGTGAGAATTGTCcttatattattgtatattagtttaaaatttttttaaaaaaaagcaacaaaatacTAAAACTAAGAATGGGagatttatactattattttaggTAAATACTGCAAATGTGAAaggtaaaaaaagtaaaaaaaagtatttatattattatctttttgttaattacatTTGGTCGCGTATGTTCGCGAGTAACTCCCCTAACTATGTTACTTTATGTTTATAATAGAAAACCTACTtctgtttattattattgaagattaaatcttttggttaattcttttccatttatatttttgttggaatttttttttagtattataagtaatttactttttgttttgttaaattagttgaactattttaaaaatatatttgctcacacaagtgtaaaaaaaattgaattattgaTACATTTGACTAcagaaaaaaattagacaatagttgttttaaaaaagtttttgccCGCACAGGGCTGCGGGTAAATCTCCTACTTGTTGTATAAGTCCAAAGAATAGGCCAACATACATGCAATAAatgttttttgtaaaatactaACTTGTATGGAGCTAGCCCAATATTAGTTGGTGTAGAGCCTATACAGCCAATCATACAACgcaatattttacattttgtttctatataaatGATCGAAACTAATTCATTCCATACAATACAAACTTGTCTCGTATCGCTCACCCATTACTCTTCTACAAGAGAGAAATCTTCTTCCGCTGAGTAGCTAGCTCCAATGGAGAAGAGTCTCCAACGATGTGTTCTCCTTGTGaccttgtctctcttcttcttcatctccattgCGGTTTCACTCTCGGTTCCTTTCGTTTTTTTTCACGGTGCTTAACGATCCTTATTCTtccaccttttttttcttttcttttaataatcgATTATGAAATAAAAGACACTAATGAATTCGACTGAAACAGGAATCGGAGGTGGATGCTCCGATGATCAAATGAGAAACTTGACAAAGCTCCTTAACAATTACTCCACTGGATCTTGCGTGTAACGACTCAACTCCTTCTTCTGGTTTCATCCCTAATCTTGCAAAAACACTTTATCAAtgtctgtctctctctttttgtgtcATCTTGACATCTTTGTAGTGAAATAGGAAATGGAAAGCAAGATTCCGTATTCATGCCGCTTACGCAACAAGCGAGCATAGCTTGTGAGAAAATCAAACAGATGCCAGAGCTGAGTGATGGTTACAACATTGTTGGAGTGTCTCAAGGAAACTTAGTCGCTAGAGGCCTAATCGAGTTTTGCGACAATGCTCCACCAGTCTTCAACTATGTATCTTTAGGAGGTCCTCACGCTGGCGTCGCCGCAATCCCTGAGTGGTGTAATGTGAGTTCTCTATTTGTCTGTGTGTGTCAACCATGCACAATCACATTCTTTTTTACGATCACAAtcacaataacaacaacaatgaggTTTCTCTGTTTGCAGAACTGGTTTTGCAAGATCCTGAAGGCATTTTTTTCACAGGTCTACGACGACCACGTTCAAGTAAACcttctcttattcttcttctctaatcaGGACTTGAACCTTAAACCATAATTAGTACCCATCATTAACAACACTCACTTATATGACTCTGCAGGGCTTTATTGCTCCAAGTAATTTTGTCAAAATCCCTACTGTAAACTCTAAACCCTTATCCTTCTAATCCTCAAATCATTTCCATTTGTTATGAAATACTTCAATGGAAAAAATGTTATATGGTTTACAGAAAATAACAGAGTATTTGGAACACTCCAAGTATTTGCCAAAGCTCAACAACGAGAGACCTGGCGAGAAGAACTCCACTTACAAAGAACGTTTCACCAGCTTGCACAACTTGGTCCTCATCATGGTACCTCTCATTCTGAGACCAATGATCCTTGACCCAAATATATAGCTCAtcattaaatttcatatttccATTTCCTAAAAACAGTTCGAGAAAGATGATGTATTGATTCCTAAAGAAAGTTCTTGGTTCGGATATTACCCGGATGGAGATAACACAACTATTCTGCCTCCTCGAAAGGTGaaccttatcatcatcatcatctctcgaATTAAGTTTCTTAACCTGATCATCGGACAACCCCAATATTGGCTTCTTAACTCAAACGTTCTTCCTAACAGACAAAGCTATATACTGAGGACTGGATTGGTCTGAAAACGTTGGATGCTGCTGGAAAATTGAAGTTTGTTAGTCTCCCTGGCGCACACATCCAAATAACGGATGATGAAGTTGTGGAATACGTTGTGCCTTATCTCCAGAACGAGTATACGTTATCTTCTGAACACGAGGCAATGTAGACATTTGCAAAATCTTGAACCCGTGAATAATAAAAAAGGCCtcgtcctaaaataaataaatcatcgaaataaaaataaacgcATCATATATCAAaagataaacaattttttaccCAAAATTCTCAgaattccaatttttttaaaaacatattccaTCGAAAAACATAAATACAACCAGACAACAAACTATAAAGACCTTactatataaagtttgatgtcaaaattactcattaataagatcgtgacacgtgtcaattgtatcattcagatttcaacacatgtcaaaaataaatttattaaatttaaaaaaataaaaatgtaaaataaagaaaagaaaact
It encodes the following:
- the LOC104723351 gene encoding palmitoyl-protein thioesterase 3-like isoform X1, with the translated sequence MEKSLQRCVLLVTLSLFFFISIAVSLSVPFVFFHGIGGGCSDDQMRNLTKLLNNYSTGSCVEIGNGKQDSVFMPLTQQASIACEKIKQMPELSDGYNIVGVSQGNLVARGLIEFCDNAPPVFNYVSLGGPHAGVAAIPEWCNVSSLFVCVCQPCTITFFFTITITITTTMRFLCLQNWFCKILKAFFSQVYDDHVQGFIAPSNFVKIPTKITEYLEHSKYLPKLNNERPGEKNSTYKERFTSLHNLVLIMFEKDDVLIPKESSWFGYYPDGDNTTILPPRKTKLYTEDWIGLKTLDAAGKLKFVSLPGAHIQITDDEVVEYVVPYLQNEYTLSSEHEAM
- the LOC104723351 gene encoding palmitoyl-protein thioesterase 3-like isoform X2, giving the protein MEKSLQRCVLLVTLSLFFFISIAVSLSVPFVFFHGIGGGCSDDQMRNLTKLLNNYSTGSCVEIGNGKQDSVFMPLTQQASIACEKIKQMPELSDGYNIVGVSQGNLVARGLIEFCDNAPPVFNYVSLGGPHAGVAAIPEWCNNWFCKILKAFFSQVYDDHVQGFIAPSNFVKIPTKITEYLEHSKYLPKLNNERPGEKNSTYKERFTSLHNLVLIMFEKDDVLIPKESSWFGYYPDGDNTTILPPRKTKLYTEDWIGLKTLDAAGKLKFVSLPGAHIQITDDEVVEYVVPYLQNEYTLSSEHEAM